CCGAATGTTTTTGTGTATACAGCGCAAACGACAATCCACTTTCGCCCCACAATCAAAATAACCGCCATCTTTTCGCCCGAAATATCAAAGGTTTTTATGCACAGGGTGTGACTTGTAATTCAATCAAGCCGAGCAACAGTATTTGAAAATGCGAGTATTCACGTGTAAGTTTTTAATCTAGTAACAGGgccttatttatttatttattcaatcacACGCAAGCACGTCATTTGTTGGCGTGGCATATCTTCAACAACACCAAGTCCTTCACCTTATCGTAATCGAAATAGCGAGGAAAGTTCATACACACATTGATCAGCTTCCAGCGGTTAACGCCAAACCGGCTGTTACGTTTTTGAAAATATCGCAGAAAATAGTCGTAGCACGGTGCAACCGAATCCATATCTTCGAGCGTAAATACGTAACGCTTTTCGAGCGCGATGTAAATCGCTTTCAGCTTCGGTAGTTCCAGCAGCAGGCTAACAATGGTCCGTACAAAGGCTTCAGTAATATCATCGTCGTAGATCACTGTACGTGAAATATCCGGGTAAGTGAATTGACGAATATTTTTACATACAATACTACTGCTTACCATCGGCCGCAACCACATACTGCACGTGTTGAAGCTTGTCTTTTAGCTCACGTGGATAGTCCTGGTAGCTAACCTTGAAGTCGAGCTCGGTCACGTGCATGCGGCAGTGTGGGTTGGAAAGTTGGGCATTTCTTTGCACATTTCCACGTATCAGATCCAGGAGTCCTTCGATATCGATATCTACCAACATGAATTTAACCATTCGTTAGTTGCAACTTATTACACcaagtttctttttcaaacgTACCCGTACAAATCACCTCTCGTGCATACATGCTGGCAACTATACTCGTAAGCCCTACACCGGAACCAAGTTCAAGGATATGGGCATTTTTAAACTTCCGTTCATTGTGCATAATATAATCAGCCAGCAATAATGCACCGCGCCATATCTGCAGTCCGACCAAATCCAGCCGGGTTGATTTGCGATGTTCTAGTCAGAATATTTCACAAAGTAATTATGAGAGCTTATTTGATGTTTACAAATCGGATGTATGCCGATTAAAAATGTATGCTTACCTATTTCGATCGCACCTTTTCGTGGTCGTTCTACGTCCAAGTCTCCGTCTTTATCCAGCTTGATTGAAGATTGGCTTGATTCTTTTTGTTCTGACGCTTCGCAACAATCACTTTCGGAATCAAAATCCTCCTCATCGCACACACTCTCGTCGTAATccgattcgaacgattcctcTTCAATACAGCTTTCCTCTTCGGAGTCTTTGATGCTAGATGGTGTCTTTTCGATACCAGTTTCTGGCTGGCCGTTCCGTTTGTCCATGCCATTCGTCTGATCCGTTTGTGTACCGTTTGCGTCAGTATCGCGACGGTTTGGATACACAAAGGTAAATTTAGAAATAGCATCTACACAACGGCATACCATTCAGAACACGGAACAAAAGTGCAAATAGCGACAGTAACATCGAAAGAAGCATGAGAAAAGTTATGAAATACCTGCAAGATCCATCGATCATACACATCAAGCAGCCGCTTTAAGCGGCATCTAAGTAACATCCTAAGCGTCTGAAGCGATACAAGAAATCTATCCGTCATACTCACTACCATTACCCGTATCTGTGCTGCAGAATTCTGCCTCCGCGTACAGCTCTGATGTCACCTCGAGTACATCGGACATCGTTGTATTTGCCACcgtcttttcctttttaccGAAACTAATAACCGATTCACTATAATACAAGAGGAATGTCAAGTTTTGTGAGGCTTCAAACTTGTTACTCGATTCGAAACCATTGGCAACCACTAAGCACAAATGATGAAATCTTTAATGGGGAATGGTTAGGATGAGAACTTCTCTGCCGTGCCAAAATGTGAATAAAAGCACCAACGTGTTTCGCGATCACGCCCAGCCTCAACTAACGACAATATTAGAACACAGCGTGACTGACTGACCGTCGCGATTCCGATGGGTTCTTCTGCAACACGAAATGAAACCGAAACGGGACGGTATATAACAACAAAAGCGCCGACTGAGCGGTTATGCTGTGTATAAATAATTTGCCGTTCACAACCACTGTCTAGTATTCGTATTGTGGCCTGTTTGTTTTAATAGCTCTTTCATAGCTTATCCCGCAGATGCGTGAATGTTTGTGCACGCCTCATAGGCAGTGGACAGCGTGCTTTAATCGTCATCGTACCGTATCGCTAGCATGAATAACGTAACATTCTCGCACAACAAGTGGAGTAACCACAGCATTAGAGCGGGTGCTGCTCCATGTGATGAACAGCGAAATTTGGCGTTCTATTCTTGATTCAAGCGAAAGGGAAAGCTGCACGTGATTTCAATCGTTATTTTTACACCGGCTAGACACTGCTATTTACGTTGCTACGGCGACGATGGAGAAGAATAGCAAGTTTGTTTCCCATCGTAGTTAAATCGTTGACGAAACGATCAGAGAGTGCTAcgttttatgaatgaaaaaagtCCAGCTGCTCCAGGTGCCAATACCTCCTCCGCTATTAGCCGAATGCACGCGTGCCATGTGCACCTGAAAAGTATAAGCCAAAGGTCTAGGTTAAAAGGCAATACGGTAGCAGTTCATGTTTATGCTGGGGATTGCCGGGCATACAACACGTACCCTCGCAGGGTTATAAATAGCACTCAGCCGTTCGCAAACAGCTGATCACGGTTCTAATGTCGGTGTACGGATCGTCGCGACGACAAGCGAagttggttttcctttttttctctcgatgATGTCTCTGATCGGATGTAAACAAAGGCATCCGATGGTTCAGGAGCAACGTATACATACGTACAATACCTAGATCGACTTGCGATGATTTCGTCTTTAATATTTGGACGAAAAGACATCACAGTTTGGATAgaaagttgatgtattttgtgtgtttcttgcGTTATGtattaaagaaacaaacacaattgcAATTAGCATATGGAaatagacaaacaaacaaacacaaaagtgATGACTTTATATACCTTGGGAAGTTCCTTTGTACTGTAATAACCTTGAGCTAGGTTTTACGCTTTTGACAGATGAACAGAATGTCGCTgatatgtaaacaaaacaaagttgGTGATtacgttcggtttttggtggattatACACGTTCAATCGCTGTTTAGACAAAAATAGTTAATCTTTTCTCCAAACATGGACGAAGACGAAGAAACTCTTTGTAGATATGGGTCGGCTCTACCAGCGTTTGAAGAAGGTAAATAAGAAGGTaaactgttttaatttttcgttcTCCTCGCTTAACAATACCCAACATTCCTATTGCAGATGTGGTGCCATCAAAAAAACCAATCACGGTGGAGGATCAAATCGTGCTGGATAGCAATGGAAAGCGTCGTTTTCATGGTGCGTTTACTGGTGGCTTTTCGGCGGGCTACTGGAATACCGTTGGTTCAGAGGAAGGCTGGAAACCATCGGAGTTTAAAAGCTCTAGGACAGAGAAATCCGCAATGGCTCGACAACAAAATCCGATGGATTTTATGGACGAGGAGGACTTGGGAGAGTTCGGAATTGCGCCTCAACGTGTACAGGCAAAAGAAGATTTTGCACAAAGCAGTACTAACGTTCGATCCAACAAGCGAAGACTTGAGTTGAGTTTTTCGAAAGGTCCCATACCCGGTCAGCCAGTGTTGCGAGCGTTGCTCGAACCGGCAAAAGAAAAGACGGCAgtcaaaattctcaaaaaaatgggcTGGCGAGAAGGCCAAGGAATCGGTGAAAGACAAACGAAAGGAGAGAAAAGACGAGCGAGCGAACGGACTAGCAAAGAGCAGTATATCATGAAAATGTACGGCTGCGAAATACCGGGTCGATCAGAGCAGAACATAGATACAGAAAACGATGGAAACGACGATACTGATAGCTCTGATAGCGATTATGAGATCACGTTCGCTCCAGATGATTTTGATCCCTTGGTAGCTGCTCTGAAAGACAATACTTTCGGATTAGGCTATAGCGGGTTGGATCGTGGTGGGACCTCCAAAGCGTTTCGACTCTTTGATACACTCGAGGTGGTTGGtaagaacaacaaaaagcttTCTATTCGCGGACAAGCTTTCGGTATAGGCGCACTGGAAGACGATGACGATGTGGATGTGTACGCCCGGGACGATATGACGCGGTACGATTTTTCGCTCGAAGATAGAACTCAATCGAAACGGGCTATTGAGGCGAAAAAATCTGGACTTGAAGCAAACACGTTGGAAGGTTTCTGTCCTGCCAATAATGCACGCAAGTTAGCTAAAAAGGTGTTTCGTGTTGATGTCCCCGGTGGCTTTAGGCCACGAAATTGGGAGGAACGTAGGTCTCGCTTTGACCCTATTGATGAGGGACGGGCCAAAAGAATGGCACAAGAAAATGAACACAAAATTAAAGGCCTCGGAAGACACGATCTCGACCCGAAGGAACGGGGTGCAATCTTAGGCGAAAAAGCAGTCGTCAGTAATCCATTGTTGGAGAAGATAAACAAGCAAAGTTCCAGTTTTGTTAGTCGAGAAGTGATGAATGAAGATGCAAaacttttattgaaaaaagaggaaaacgaAAATGCTGAAAACAATTCCAAACAAACAGGTTTATCGCTGAACCCATCTGGATTGGTGCAACATCCGAGCATTCTGCAGCGACAATATGTTGGTTCCACAAAGGAAGGTTTTAAACCGTTCATTGCATTGCCCGAAAAGCAGGACCGTTATGAACGATTTCTCGGTTTTCAACCTTCGGAACGCTACCTAACCCGTGAACAGTATCTCGAATCATTGCAACCATTAAATCTTTCTGCTTGGGATCGAGAACGAGAGTTGAAGGAATTCATGCAAGCCGAACGTATGTACCGTCCATTGGACGGTCTGATGTCAGAAAGGTTCGTAACGGCATCGAGCCTGATTGCGGATGAAACCATTCCTGTAGATGGTGAATCGGGAAAGGTGCGTGAAGTTCGTATGCAGCGCATTCGCGTAATGTGGAAACCGCACAAGGATATCTGCAAACGGTTCAACGTTCCAGAACCATTCGGCGGTATGATGGTAGACGAAACAGACGATACGGAAAAACGGCGAAAGGAAAAGGGGAAATTTTCTGTATTCGATTACCTGGAAGCTCCTGTTACTAATAGGCGTGATTTTGTAACACCCACCATGATTCCTAACGTACCGCAGACAGGTGAAGGAAAACAAGCGCATACACCTACGACTTCGACAGTCGATCCAATTAGCAATGCGAAAACTGCAAATATTCGAGTTTCATCGAAGGATTTTTTCTCCAACGATAATTCAACGAACACACCGCCGGTTGGGCGGTCCAATGATGAAGTTATGGACGAACAATCAAAACTGCAACCTGCCCAACAACCTTCCCGTAGCGTAATACCACAAAAGCCAGCGAAAAAACGAACGGAACTTGAGGCTAAAGTGCTGGAGGCAACACATAAAAAGCCTGAGGACAAACGTGATCTTTTTAAGTCCATTTTTTGTAGTAGTGACGAAGAGGACGATCAGAACCAGGATGGGAATCAAATGCAAAGTTCCGATGCGGAAAATATCCCATCGTCCGGAAAGAATGCACTAACGGACGAGGAAAAGCTTAAAATGGTCGACAGCTTTGTCGCGATTAAGCCCGCCAGCCAGATGAACATATTGCGCAACAATTCTCCACCGCGtggtatttttaaaaatttgttcgaATACAAAAATCCTACAAACGGTGGCGATGAAAATTTGTCTAACCGGGATGGTGTATTACAGTTTTCCTCCAAATCCCAAGAGCTCTCAAAAGTTGATGATAATCAGAAGAAGCGTCCTGATCAAACAAAAAGAGTATCTGATGCATCCAGCGATTCGGATCAATCAGAATATTACGGTCCAAAGCTTCCTTCACAAAACGATATGATTGATACCGAAAAACCGGCAGGATCACAACACATTTTTGCTGCCCGAAAAGCACCGAAAAAGCCGAAGGACGAAATTTGGATCGAAAAAGATGCGTCCTCGTCGAGCaaggggaagaaaaagaaaaaacataaacatcatcagcacaaaagcaaatcgaaagcaaaacacaagaaggacaaaaaaaagagtagtCATAAGCATAAGAGTAAGCATTAGCGATATGAAGTGAAACACAAATAAAGCCATTTCttattttcaatattgttcatctaaatttttctttttattgcgTCTTTGTTCAAATTCGACACTAAAAACAGTGGCAGGGCTAATAAAGGGAAACGTAAAACACATACTCCTATTCCGTAAATGAAACTACAATTTTACCGTACGAACCTTCCTTTTAGTATCTTCTTTTCCGTTTATTTGTGGGTTGTTAgcttgtaaaaaaacaactgcttCTTGTGAGGAGACtgtcacaaaaaataaagaaggcATTAAAAAAGCTTGCAGAACGGTCCTTTAATCGCGAGCTAAACATTCGGCCATACGTACAGAAGAACTAAATATCTGGCTACATTGTATACATGAGTTCCGCAATAGTTCGGTTTTGGGAGGCCTCTTTTTCTGCCCAGCATAATCTGTCACTACGGTACGCAAGTAGATTAAAATAAGGATGCAAAAGCTGCTTCCAACGCACAGATGTGAACCAATTTCAACGCAATCGAAAAACACCGGTATCTCTAACGTAGGtcaaactaattgcaacactTGTTGAATGGATAAaagatatattaaaaaaaaaacatttctgaaaaataaacaatccgTGCAGTCCGTTCTGTTGGATCACTAAACACCCCCTAGCTTTTACAATCAGTCATAGTTATCGTGCCTGTACGAGGGAGTTGTTGGACAAATGGCAGTGATTGGAGCCTGAACACGATCTCCTTCTATACCTCTAATTCCTTTCTTAGCGCTTGGACACACCATCTAGCCTTCCTTTGCTAGCTGTCCACCTTTCCACAATAATTGATTACCATAGACaacgagaaaataaaaactaatggCTAATGGGAAAGAGACAACGAAGGGAGAACAATGTCACGGTCGCAACATCTGCCCGCATCCTTCCGAGGTATATGCAATTGTTTACTCTACCACGCGATGTCACTCCTCAAAAAGACACTTTATATATGCCTTAACTACATAATAGCTTTCTCTAATTATTTTCACTACTTCCCGAGAAATATTCCTGCatataagtttgtttttatctgtGCCTAATCGTTATATTCCATGTAAAAGAGAAGCTAAATTGTAGCTGCATACTCTGgagaatgcaacaaaaaaaaattccatatTCAATTTTGCCTGATTTTCACTGGTTTATCGACACGGTTTCATCTTCATGTTCTTTTGCCTAACAAGCAACAATTTTGCATCATTGTCTCTAACCACTTTAGAGCTTGTCGTAAGAACCATTTTTGCTACTACTCATAGTCCTGTTTACCGTTAGCGTACCATCTTAAACTGTTGCTTTCTTACATGCTAGTACgtatgtataaaaatatgctATCCGaacgaagttacgatcgtgcAATCCCACACTGTGTGCTGCCGTTCACCAGCCCTAAATGtacatttgttaaaatatacGTTTTCCCCTCCTGTCGCATTCCATCTCCCATTCCGTTATTTGTTAGTTACTCGCGTCTTCCCAAAATCCTTCCCAGTGTTCCACCAGCCCGCAATTAGAGCCAGCATCAGTTGAGAGACCGTTTTCGAAGCAGAAGATGCGAACCTAGAGAAAGAGATTTCCTTCGGGTCATTATAGGGGAAAATGTGGGCGGATGGTTATGATTGTTCTGGtgtttgttctggtttgtgCTGGCGAATGAAGTGGAAGGGGAGGCAGTGGATTTAGTAGCGGTTGATGATTTCCTGCCAGCCGTGGCAGATTGTGAGGATGATAATGCTTTCCCTGAACCTGATGGTGGTTTCGCCATCATGGTAGTGGAATGTGAAGGCGCATTAGTAGCCTtgccggatgatgatgatgattgcgtGACGGAGCCACCGTTTTTGCCACTGGTCGGCGTACCTCCCTTTGCCATGTTACTAGCACTTCGGCGGCTTCTTGGTAATATGGCTACACGCAAATCGAAACATTAGGCGACatcgaaaacaaaccaataatATGAAGCGCAGTATTGTAAAAGCCGCAAACCGTTGTGAGAATGGCAAACACAAacatgagaacaaaagaaataatgaaaagaaaaaagaaaaaaaaaggaaaaatcaaaaGTTAGTAAACCAGAAGCAACAAGAAAGCGCAAATGAatattgtttgtaaaaaaaataacaaaacccaaaatagATAATAACGCATTTTAAAGCCTCTGCGCAACAATAACGCACAGTAGCCCAAAGGAACAAATAAGCCATCAGCGAAGATCGTTCAACAGATCCATTTATCCTCGCTATCCTAGAAGCTGATTATCCTCCTATAGCTAGAGGGCAATCCTGATATAGGAATAACATTTCGGAAGTGTGAAGTAAAAGCTTCCTATCGCAAAGAATTACCAACCTCCGGGATCCGTGTTTTTCGCTGGCGTGATGGTAGGCTTAACCTTGCGTTGCTGTCCATCACCGGTGTTTGATGGACCGCTGCCACTGACACCGTGACCCGACTTATGgtgttgatggtgatggtaCGACGAACTTCCCGAAATGGACGTGCTCGCGCCTGTACCGGCAGTGCGCTCTCCGTTACCGTTTCTGAGTTCCGTCTT
The DNA window shown above is from Anopheles funestus chromosome 3RL, idAnoFuneDA-416_04, whole genome shotgun sequence and carries:
- the LOC125770299 gene encoding G patch domain-containing protein 1 homolog — its product is MDEDEETLCRYGSALPAFEEDVVPSKKPITVEDQIVLDSNGKRRFHGAFTGGFSAGYWNTVGSEEGWKPSEFKSSRTEKSAMARQQNPMDFMDEEDLGEFGIAPQRVQAKEDFAQSSTNVRSNKRRLELSFSKGPIPGQPVLRALLEPAKEKTAVKILKKMGWREGQGIGERQTKGEKRRASERTSKEQYIMKMYGCEIPGRSEQNIDTENDGNDDTDSSDSDYEITFAPDDFDPLVAALKDNTFGLGYSGLDRGGTSKAFRLFDTLEVVGKNNKKLSIRGQAFGIGALEDDDDVDVYARDDMTRYDFSLEDRTQSKRAIEAKKSGLEANTLEGFCPANNARKLAKKVFRVDVPGGFRPRNWEERRSRFDPIDEGRAKRMAQENEHKIKGLGRHDLDPKERGAILGEKAVVSNPLLEKINKQSSSFVSREVMNEDAKLLLKKEENENAENNSKQTGLSLNPSGLVQHPSILQRQYVGSTKEGFKPFIALPEKQDRYERFLGFQPSERYLTREQYLESLQPLNLSAWDRERELKEFMQAERMYRPLDGLMSERFVTASSLIADETIPVDGESGKVREVRMQRIRVMWKPHKDICKRFNVPEPFGGMMVDETDDTEKRRKEKGKFSVFDYLEAPVTNRRDFVTPTMIPNVPQTGEGKQAHTPTTSTVDPISNAKTANIRVSSKDFFSNDNSTNTPPVGRSNDEVMDEQSKLQPAQQPSRSVIPQKPAKKRTELEAKVLEATHKKPEDKRDLFKSIFCSSDEEDDQNQDGNQMQSSDAENIPSSGKNALTDEEKLKMVDSFVAIKPASQMNILRNNSPPRGIFKNLFEYKNPTNGGDENLSNRDGVLQFSSKSQELSKVDDNQKKRPDQTKRVSDASSDSDQSEYYGPKLPSQNDMIDTEKPAGSQHIFAARKAPKKPKDEIWIEKDASSSSKGKKKKKHKHHQHKSKSKAKHKKDKKKSSHKHKSKH
- the LOC125770225 gene encoding methyltransferase-like protein 22 isoform X1, producing MSDVLEVTSELYAEAEFCSTDTGNGNAISKFTFVYPNRRDTDANGTQTDQTNGMDKRNGQPETGIEKTPSSIKDSEEESCIEEESFESDYDESVCDEEDFDSESDCCEASEQKESSQSSIKLDKDGDLDVERPRKGAIEIEHRKSTRLDLVGLQIWRGALLLADYIMHNERKFKNAHILELGSGVGLTSIVASMYAREVICTDIDIEGLLDLIRGNVQRNAQLSNPHCRMHVTELDFKVSYQDYPRELKDKLQHVQYVVAADVIYDDDITEAFVRTIVSLLLELPKLKAIYIALEKRYVFTLEDMDSVAPCYDYFLRYFQKRNSRFGVNRWKLINVCMNFPRYFDYDKVKDLVLLKICHANK
- the LOC125770225 gene encoding methyltransferase-like protein 22 isoform X2 → MSDVLEVTSELYAEAEFCSTDTDAISKFTFVYPNRRDTDANGTQTDQTNGMDKRNGQPETGIEKTPSSIKDSEEESCIEEESFESDYDESVCDEEDFDSESDCCEASEQKESSQSSIKLDKDGDLDVERPRKGAIEIEHRKSTRLDLVGLQIWRGALLLADYIMHNERKFKNAHILELGSGVGLTSIVASMYAREVICTDIDIEGLLDLIRGNVQRNAQLSNPHCRMHVTELDFKVSYQDYPRELKDKLQHVQYVVAADVIYDDDITEAFVRTIVSLLLELPKLKAIYIALEKRYVFTLEDMDSVAPCYDYFLRYFQKRNSRFGVNRWKLINVCMNFPRYFDYDKVKDLVLLKICHANK